Proteins encoded within one genomic window of Brachybacterium sp. P6-10-X1:
- a CDS encoding NUDIX domain-containing protein, giving the protein MASSVEDIRVAVDLIVLTLRDDALNVLLVRRDDEPHRGAWALPGGFIEYEEDLEDAAYRVLSDEASLGSGAVHLEQVRTFGTPHRDPRGRVVSVAFMALGADLPDPERGEDVADARWWSVDDLTEIELAFDHADVLGCAVERARAKLEYTTLAVTFLPEEFTISQLRGVYESVWGTTLDAGNFHRKATRTDGFLLELDKHAAPTGGRPARLYGAGAGTALVPPLLRSGQ; this is encoded by the coding sequence ATGGCCTCCTCCGTCGAAGACATCCGCGTCGCCGTCGACCTCATCGTCCTGACCCTGCGGGACGATGCCCTCAACGTGCTGCTGGTCCGGCGCGACGACGAACCGCACCGCGGTGCCTGGGCGCTCCCGGGCGGATTCATCGAGTACGAGGAAGATCTCGAGGACGCCGCCTACCGCGTGCTGTCCGACGAGGCCTCCCTCGGCAGCGGCGCCGTGCACCTGGAGCAGGTGCGCACCTTCGGGACCCCGCACCGCGACCCGCGCGGCCGCGTCGTCTCGGTGGCGTTCATGGCCCTGGGTGCGGATCTGCCGGATCCGGAGCGCGGCGAGGACGTCGCCGACGCCCGCTGGTGGAGCGTGGACGACCTGACCGAGATCGAGCTCGCCTTCGACCACGCCGACGTGCTGGGCTGCGCCGTCGAGCGCGCCCGCGCCAAGCTCGAGTACACGACCCTCGCCGTCACCTTCCTGCCCGAGGAGTTCACGATCTCCCAGCTGCGCGGGGTCTACGAGAGCGTGTGGGGCACGACGCTGGACGCCGGCAACTTCCACCGCAAGGCCACCCGCACGGACGGATTCCTCCTCGAGCTGGACAAGCACGCGGCCCCCACCGGCGGCCGTCCCGCCCGCCTGTACGGCGCCGGCGCAGGCACCGCCCTGGTCCCGCCCCTGCTTCGCTCCGGCCAGTAA
- a CDS encoding M20 family metallopeptidase, whose protein sequence is MIDAAQPPPDPQQDTIAAAYRAHRDRVHAVARAIHADPELAFAEHRAHDRCADLLQGSGFILERGLAELPTAFRATIGSGSLVAALCVEYDALPGIGHGCGHNIIAGSSLGAALALADLVDELDVTLQVIGTPAEEHGGGKQLLIDRGVFDGVHLALMAHPTPHTDTYDVLGSASQAVGRWRATYTGRGAHAAAHPADGINANDAAVIAQVAAGLLRQRIKDGQRLALVPQQSGVTNIVPETAVVDLECRALTMPEFELAIDPSEPVYEPLDQDEVLGTAWNEAMAALGRPLAGSLGVSNASTDMGNVSRRVPGLHPFVGITGAEAALHTREFAGHAASAEGYRLMDDAAVALAWVVRSVAADPTQRAAVRSRAAELEGAHRARAAVRD, encoded by the coding sequence ATCATCGACGCCGCTCAGCCGCCTCCTGACCCCCAGCAGGACACGATCGCCGCCGCCTACCGCGCGCACCGCGACCGCGTCCACGCCGTCGCCCGAGCGATCCACGCCGACCCCGAGCTCGCCTTCGCGGAGCACCGGGCCCACGACCGGTGCGCGGACCTGCTCCAGGGGTCCGGTTTCATCCTCGAGCGCGGCCTCGCCGAGCTGCCCACCGCCTTCCGTGCCACCATCGGCTCCGGCTCCCTGGTCGCCGCGCTGTGCGTGGAGTACGACGCGCTGCCCGGCATCGGTCATGGCTGCGGGCACAACATCATCGCCGGCTCCTCGCTCGGCGCGGCCCTCGCCCTGGCGGACCTCGTCGACGAGTTGGACGTGACGCTGCAGGTCATCGGCACCCCGGCCGAGGAGCACGGCGGTGGCAAACAGCTGCTGATCGACAGGGGCGTCTTCGACGGCGTCCACCTCGCACTCATGGCCCACCCCACGCCGCACACCGACACCTATGACGTGCTGGGCTCGGCCAGCCAGGCCGTCGGCCGCTGGCGTGCCACCTACACCGGTCGCGGCGCGCACGCCGCCGCCCATCCGGCCGACGGGATCAATGCGAACGACGCCGCGGTGATCGCACAGGTCGCCGCCGGTCTGCTGCGCCAGCGGATCAAGGACGGCCAGCGTCTGGCCCTGGTCCCGCAGCAATCCGGTGTCACCAACATCGTCCCCGAGACCGCGGTGGTCGACCTCGAGTGCCGTGCGCTGACGATGCCCGAGTTCGAGCTCGCGATCGACCCCTCCGAGCCCGTCTACGAGCCGTTGGATCAGGACGAGGTGCTCGGCACCGCGTGGAACGAGGCGATGGCGGCGCTCGGCCGTCCCCTGGCCGGCTCGCTCGGCGTCAGCAATGCCTCGACCGACATGGGCAACGTGTCCCGACGGGTGCCGGGGCTGCACCCATTCGTCGGCATCACCGGCGCGGAGGCCGCCCTGCACACCCGGGAGTTCGCCGGGCACGCCGCGAGCGCGGAGGGGTACCGGCTGATGGACGACGCCGCCGTCGCGCTGGCGTGGGTGGTCCGCTCCGTCGCCGCCGATCCCACCCAGCGTGCCGCAGTGCGCTCCCGCGCCGCCGAGCTCGAGGGTGCCCACCGCGCCCGCGCCGCCGTTCGGGACTGA
- a CDS encoding acetylxylan esterase — MEPPTDRAPEAVPPPDSPAPTGPDGFDEFWQATIAEHAGRGVARLETVTTPLRGIVVQDVTFRGFDGHPVKGWLLTPAHGGSRGTVVQFLGNNTGRGLPEQWTVLPSAGYTTFVMDNRGQSGPASVGDTPDPVGSGPQIVGRMTMGIHRPESYYYRRLFVDAVCAIGAVRRLETPGTEHVFVAGGSQGGATALAAAALCEGIAGALIEVPLLCDIPRAVDTATEGPFRQIRDYLRTRRGDEEAVFASLSFFDGVHFASRARAPALFAVGLQDPVCPPQGVMAAYEAYAGAGKILRTYPYDGHEHGQWQHRRLQLEFLEHHTGGR, encoded by the coding sequence ATGGAGCCGCCGACCGACCGGGCACCCGAGGCAGTCCCGCCCCCGGACAGCCCCGCCCCCACCGGACCCGATGGGTTCGACGAGTTCTGGCAGGCGACGATCGCGGAGCACGCGGGCCGCGGCGTCGCCCGCCTCGAGACGGTGACCACTCCCCTGCGCGGCATCGTCGTCCAGGACGTGACCTTCCGCGGGTTCGACGGGCACCCCGTGAAGGGATGGTTGCTGACCCCCGCCCACGGCGGATCGCGCGGGACCGTGGTCCAGTTCCTCGGCAACAACACCGGTCGCGGACTGCCCGAGCAGTGGACGGTGCTGCCGAGCGCCGGGTACACGACATTCGTGATGGACAACCGCGGCCAGTCCGGCCCCGCCTCGGTGGGCGACACCCCGGACCCCGTGGGCAGCGGTCCACAGATCGTCGGCCGCATGACGATGGGGATCCACCGCCCGGAGTCCTACTACTACCGCCGCCTGTTCGTCGATGCCGTGTGCGCGATCGGCGCCGTCCGCCGTCTGGAGACGCCCGGGACCGAGCACGTCTTCGTGGCCGGCGGGAGCCAGGGTGGCGCCACCGCTCTGGCCGCCGCGGCGCTCTGCGAAGGGATCGCGGGCGCTCTCATCGAGGTGCCGCTGCTGTGCGACATTCCTCGCGCGGTGGACACGGCCACGGAAGGACCGTTCCGCCAGATCCGCGACTACCTGCGCACCCGGCGCGGGGACGAGGAGGCGGTCTTCGCCTCCCTGTCGTTCTTCGACGGGGTGCACTTCGCCTCCCGTGCCCGGGCTCCCGCCCTGTTCGCCGTCGGCCTGCAGGATCCGGTGTGCCCGCCCCAGGGCGTCATGGCCGCCTACGAGGCCTACGCGGGCGCCGGGAAGATCCTGCGCACCTACCCGTACGACGGGCATGAGCACGGCCAGTGGCAGCACAGACGTCTCCAGCTGGAGTTCCTGGAGCACCACACCGGGGGCCGCTGA
- a CDS encoding ABC transporter substrate-binding protein, which translates to MPLASGRSLSRRRFAGALGAAAGAAAVAGCSSTAAKDMDTLQVWGGIPAESGPQALIDKFHERYPGTHVTYTRYVNDDRGNLKVNTALQGGVDIDVFFTYGVPNLTMRVDSGLAADVGDLVRATPELEIFLDTEDPKALIDGDEITALATTRIPQMVLFNETLRERAGIELPTTWTVEEYLEAIRALAGDGKYGTYLLPDLARIELGPNYRYTPEGDSNFSHPAFLRHFDLAAELIRDGVLYPWSQALARQLEAYQQNNFIAEDFGLWTTAPYSLRFLTDQEEYPHDFTVAAAPVPTLDGHEWNTGEYGAFIQINSKSPKQELAWEFCKFWLLEGAEDLVHAGYISLLGDVDDEQLLAGILGEDAEEFFDVDSFRRTLFEDEPRMHLDTELTAYTEITQKYEQQRDVCWLLERTPAKAIDTVDKNAQALIDRFEED; encoded by the coding sequence ATGCCCCTCGCATCCGGACGCTCCCTGAGTCGTCGGCGGTTCGCCGGTGCGCTCGGAGCCGCTGCGGGAGCAGCCGCCGTCGCCGGCTGCTCGTCCACCGCGGCGAAGGACATGGACACCCTGCAGGTCTGGGGTGGCATCCCGGCCGAGAGCGGCCCCCAGGCGCTGATCGACAAGTTCCACGAGCGGTACCCGGGCACCCACGTCACCTACACCCGTTACGTCAACGACGACCGGGGGAACCTCAAGGTGAACACGGCGCTCCAGGGCGGCGTCGACATCGACGTCTTCTTCACCTACGGCGTCCCGAACCTCACCATGCGCGTCGATTCCGGCCTGGCCGCCGACGTCGGCGATCTCGTACGGGCCACCCCTGAGCTGGAGATCTTCCTGGACACAGAGGATCCGAAGGCCCTCATCGACGGGGACGAGATCACGGCGCTGGCGACGACCCGGATCCCGCAGATGGTGCTGTTCAACGAGACTCTCAGGGAGCGCGCGGGGATCGAGCTGCCCACGACATGGACCGTCGAGGAGTATCTCGAGGCCATCCGGGCGCTCGCCGGCGACGGGAAGTACGGCACCTATCTGCTGCCCGACCTCGCCCGCATCGAGCTCGGGCCGAACTATCGGTACACCCCGGAGGGCGACTCCAACTTCTCCCACCCCGCGTTCCTGCGCCACTTCGACCTGGCCGCGGAGCTGATCCGCGACGGCGTGCTCTATCCCTGGTCACAGGCCCTGGCCCGTCAGCTCGAGGCGTACCAGCAGAACAATTTCATCGCCGAGGACTTCGGACTGTGGACCACGGCCCCCTACTCCCTGCGGTTCCTCACCGACCAGGAGGAGTACCCCCACGACTTCACGGTCGCCGCCGCGCCGGTGCCGACGCTGGATGGACATGAGTGGAACACCGGGGAGTACGGAGCCTTCATCCAGATCAACTCGAAGAGCCCCAAGCAGGAGCTGGCCTGGGAGTTCTGCAAGTTCTGGCTGCTGGAGGGGGCCGAGGACCTGGTCCATGCCGGCTACATCTCCCTGCTGGGCGACGTCGACGACGAGCAGCTGCTGGCCGGGATCCTCGGCGAGGACGCGGAGGAGTTCTTCGACGTCGACTCCTTCCGACGGACCCTCTTCGAGGACGAGCCGAGGATGCACCTGGACACCGAGCTGACCGCGTACACCGAGATCACCCAGAAGTACGAGCAGCAGCGCGATGTGTGCTGGCTCCTCGAACGCACCCCGGCCAAGGCCATCGACACCGTCGACAAGAACGCCCAGGCACTCATCGACCGGTTCGAGGAGGACTGA
- a CDS encoding carbohydrate ABC transporter permease yields the protein MATVDTSIRAAEEPGGTGGDRPRRRGRAPSEPSPYVGWLFIAPNLLGVLAFTFVPLISVVLLSFTQWNLVSGIAGIEFVGLDNFIAVFRDPTFWRSLVITILYAGVAVPLTLVVGLALALALNRDLPGRGLLRAAFFVPYIVNIVAIGMTWQMLLDPGAGLVNQFLGFLGAENLPQWFASSHWALPALILVTIWSQAGYANLIYLSALQDAPVQLYEAARIDGAGPWASFRAITWPSLLPTTVFLLVTLFVGISQTFGMIALITNGGPGSSTTTLSFYMYQTSFQFYRFGYASAVGLVTFIGIFAIMMLMWRAQRGRALHD from the coding sequence ATGGCGACCGTCGACACGAGCATCAGGGCGGCCGAGGAGCCGGGCGGGACCGGGGGCGACCGACCGCGACGACGGGGACGGGCGCCGTCGGAGCCGTCGCCGTACGTGGGATGGCTCTTCATCGCGCCGAACCTCCTCGGCGTCCTGGCATTCACCTTCGTCCCGCTGATCTCGGTGGTGCTGCTCTCCTTCACCCAGTGGAACCTGGTGTCGGGCATCGCCGGCATCGAGTTCGTGGGCCTGGACAACTTCATCGCCGTGTTCCGGGACCCGACCTTCTGGCGCAGCCTCGTGATCACGATCCTGTACGCCGGGGTCGCCGTGCCGCTGACCCTCGTGGTGGGCCTCGCGCTCGCCCTGGCGCTGAACCGCGACCTCCCGGGCCGAGGCCTGCTGCGCGCCGCCTTCTTCGTCCCGTACATCGTGAACATCGTCGCGATCGGCATGACCTGGCAGATGCTCCTGGATCCGGGGGCCGGCCTGGTCAACCAGTTCCTCGGCTTCCTCGGGGCGGAGAACCTGCCGCAATGGTTCGCCTCCTCGCACTGGGCCCTGCCCGCCCTGATCCTGGTGACGATCTGGTCCCAGGCCGGGTACGCGAACCTCATCTACCTCTCCGCGCTGCAGGACGCTCCCGTCCAGCTGTACGAGGCGGCTCGCATCGACGGCGCCGGGCCCTGGGCGTCGTTCCGCGCGATCACCTGGCCGTCCCTGCTCCCCACCACCGTGTTCCTGCTGGTCACGCTGTTCGTCGGGATCTCGCAGACCTTCGGCATGATCGCCCTGATCACGAACGGCGGTCCCGGGAGCTCCACCACCACGCTGTCGTTCTACATGTATCAGACCAGTTTCCAGTTCTACCGGTTCGGCTACGCCTCCGCGGTGGGCCTGGTGACCTTCATCGGCATCTTCGCCATCATGATGCTGATGTGGCGAGCCCAGCGAGGGAGGGCGCTGCATGACTGA
- a CDS encoding carbohydrate ABC transporter permease produces the protein MTDATRTDRSGQAGRGAGGPGPGTGPGRSVGPGPGVGMDERQALRARRDRVRRWAWGIPLWLLALLFLLPFAWMISTSLKPDLEAFRIPMQWIPDEPRWENYTEVLFGENSILVPFGNSVFVAVLRVLGELSTATLAGYAFAKLRFPGRGKVFIAYLATSLIPAQLLLVPRFVYFEKLSLYDTLWALILPGMFTVLGTFLMRQYFVSQPEEFAEAARIDGASEFQIFFRIYLPNAMSMISALAILTFVWSWNDYETPLVFLSSPENYTLPVGLTSFTDENGAMAAGLSMAASVISIVPILLVFLVFQRRFVRAMTESALK, from the coding sequence ATGACTGACGCGACGAGAACCGACCGGAGCGGGCAGGCGGGGCGCGGAGCCGGAGGCCCCGGCCCCGGCACGGGCCCCGGACGGAGCGTGGGCCCCGGACCCGGCGTCGGCATGGACGAGCGGCAGGCGCTGCGTGCGCGCCGCGACCGCGTGCGCCGATGGGCCTGGGGCATCCCGCTGTGGCTCCTCGCGCTGCTGTTCCTGCTGCCCTTCGCCTGGATGATCTCCACGTCCCTGAAGCCGGATCTGGAAGCTTTCCGGATTCCCATGCAGTGGATCCCCGACGAGCCGCGCTGGGAGAACTACACGGAGGTCCTGTTCGGGGAGAACTCGATCCTCGTCCCCTTCGGGAACTCCGTGTTCGTCGCCGTGCTCCGCGTGCTCGGCGAGCTGAGCACCGCGACCCTGGCGGGGTACGCCTTCGCCAAGCTCCGCTTCCCCGGGCGCGGAAAGGTGTTCATCGCCTACCTCGCCACGTCCCTGATCCCGGCGCAGCTGCTGCTGGTCCCGCGCTTCGTGTACTTCGAGAAGCTCAGCCTGTACGACACGCTGTGGGCGCTGATCCTGCCGGGCATGTTCACCGTGCTGGGAACCTTCCTGATGCGCCAGTACTTCGTCTCCCAGCCGGAGGAGTTCGCCGAGGCGGCGCGGATCGACGGTGCGAGCGAGTTCCAGATCTTCTTCCGGATCTACCTTCCCAACGCCATGTCGATGATCAGTGCTCTGGCGATCCTCACCTTCGTCTGGTCCTGGAACGACTACGAGACCCCTCTGGTCTTCCTCTCGAGCCCGGAGAACTACACCCTCCCCGTGGGGCTGACCAGCTTCACCGACGAGAACGGGGCGATGGCCGCCGGTCTCTCGATGGCGGCGTCGGTCATCTCGATCGTCCCGATCCTGCTGGTGTTCCTGGTCTTCCAGCGCCGGTTCGTGCGCGCGATGACCGAGAGCGCCCTGAAGTGA
- a CDS encoding MurR/RpiR family transcriptional regulator yields MSTPADTTAPSALQRLREGLPGLNPGDRRIAETILADPLGAGDSSITTVAAAARISPAAVSRFARKLGYAGFPALRAAIALDNGRAAQSGWERDIGTAITPADTSQDVLDILAGTAARALRDAAAVIDLVQVERAAEAITGAERVHLHGEWGDSIAVRELYLRLQRIGVAVWCHETGPHTLDLVARTLTARDVVLVLNRSGDDETALRLVRDAARAGTTTIAVHGAPGSALDQAVDIAVYTGIRNGSVWTQHFAGRASDTLLTSMLWLLVAQRRSADPTMRFVDDGTLEPHLSAPPRDTDR; encoded by the coding sequence ATGAGCACTCCCGCCGACACCACCGCGCCCTCGGCCCTGCAGCGCCTTCGCGAAGGCCTGCCCGGGCTCAACCCGGGCGATCGGCGGATCGCCGAGACGATCCTCGCCGATCCGCTCGGCGCCGGGGACTCCTCGATCACCACTGTTGCCGCAGCTGCCCGGATCTCGCCCGCAGCTGTCTCCCGGTTCGCACGCAAGCTCGGATATGCGGGGTTCCCGGCCCTGAGGGCAGCGATCGCGCTCGACAACGGCCGGGCCGCCCAGTCCGGGTGGGAGCGGGACATCGGCACGGCGATCACCCCGGCGGACACGTCCCAGGACGTGCTGGACATCCTGGCCGGCACCGCGGCCCGCGCGCTCCGCGACGCCGCCGCAGTCATCGACCTGGTGCAGGTCGAGCGCGCGGCGGAGGCGATCACCGGCGCCGAGCGGGTGCATCTGCACGGGGAGTGGGGGGACTCCATCGCCGTGCGGGAGCTGTATCTGAGACTCCAACGGATCGGTGTCGCGGTGTGGTGCCACGAGACCGGACCGCACACGCTCGACCTGGTCGCGCGCACTCTCACCGCGCGCGATGTGGTCCTGGTGCTCAACCGCTCCGGCGACGACGAGACCGCGCTGCGGCTGGTCCGGGACGCCGCGCGGGCCGGCACGACCACGATCGCGGTCCACGGGGCGCCAGGTTCCGCGCTCGATCAGGCGGTCGACATCGCTGTGTACACCGGTATCCGGAACGGCTCCGTGTGGACGCAGCATTTCGCCGGCCGCGCCAGCGACACCCTGCTGACCAGCATGCTCTGGCTGCTCGTGGCACAGCGGCGCTCCGCCGACCCCACCATGCGCTTCGTGGACGACGGGACCCTCGAGCCGCACCTGTCGGCCCCGCCGCGCGACACCGACCGCTGA
- a CDS encoding FAD-dependent oxidoreductase, with translation MLTETVTTDIVVVGGGLAGVCAAIGAARQGSRVALVQNRPVLGGNSSSEVRVWVCGATAHGIHLFARETGIMGELYVENQFRNPDGNPYYWDLLLLEKVRAEHGIELFLNTEVSEVAADGPADAREIRSATGWMSGSERRITFRGGTFIDCSGDGLLGHLAGAESMRGSEPRETFGESWAPERPGEDMLGSTILFYTKDVGHPQKFVAPPFAVDIAATSIPQNRVIRETMNGCDFWWIEWGGDLDVVHENERIRDELQAVCYGLWDHIKNSGQYDADTLSLEWVGAVPGKREYRRFVGDHVLTQGDVLGQTEFEDRIGFGGWSIDLHPVGGVYASEKGSRHWHPDGNYHIPVRALYSRNVSNLWMAGRDISASHVAFGSTRVMATCGVLGEAAGIGAAVAGRLGVGPRSLAADHLPELHRAMVRADASLLGVVDDDPANLALAAEVSSSSRKSTLASTRSTRRIALDHDLALVLPVDPMLAEVEILVDAAEDTELLVELHSVGKPQNYLPAARERSVVVPVRRGRSWARAELGWEPDGAQNAVVVLRRNPLLEVHQGERAEPGTVTMRHRDLPPGEESPEQWRSWKETLHGTGICFRATAPTRAFGPEQAVGGYARPYGGPALWVSADAAEDPQPWLQLSWSAPQEIATIDLVLDDDVNEDLINLHHHRTPGDTMRTLVRTARLEALVGAQWQEIARLEENRERHRSFPFERPVHTASLRVVVEDTNGAPSAHLVALRAYGD, from the coding sequence ATGCTCACCGAAACCGTCACCACCGACATCGTCGTGGTGGGAGGAGGCCTCGCCGGCGTCTGTGCGGCGATCGGAGCCGCACGGCAGGGCAGCAGGGTCGCGCTGGTCCAGAACCGGCCCGTCCTCGGGGGGAACTCCTCGAGCGAGGTGCGGGTATGGGTCTGCGGCGCCACGGCGCACGGCATCCATCTGTTCGCGCGCGAGACCGGGATCATGGGCGAGCTGTACGTCGAGAACCAGTTCCGCAACCCCGACGGGAACCCGTACTACTGGGACCTGCTGCTGCTCGAGAAGGTCCGCGCGGAGCACGGCATCGAGCTGTTCTTGAACACCGAGGTCTCCGAGGTCGCGGCCGACGGTCCCGCCGACGCGCGCGAGATCCGGTCGGCCACGGGATGGATGAGCGGCTCCGAGCGGAGGATCACCTTCCGCGGCGGGACCTTCATCGACTGCAGCGGCGACGGCTTGCTCGGGCACCTGGCCGGGGCGGAGTCCATGCGGGGCAGCGAGCCGCGCGAGACGTTCGGGGAGTCCTGGGCCCCGGAGCGGCCGGGGGAGGACATGCTCGGATCGACGATCCTGTTCTACACCAAGGACGTCGGGCACCCGCAGAAGTTCGTCGCCCCGCCCTTCGCGGTCGACATCGCGGCCACCTCGATCCCGCAGAACCGGGTGATCCGCGAGACCATGAACGGCTGCGACTTCTGGTGGATCGAATGGGGCGGCGACCTCGACGTCGTTCACGAGAACGAGCGGATCCGCGATGAGCTGCAGGCGGTCTGCTACGGACTCTGGGACCACATCAAGAACTCCGGGCAGTACGACGCGGACACGCTCAGCCTCGAGTGGGTGGGCGCGGTGCCCGGCAAGCGCGAGTACCGTCGATTCGTCGGCGACCACGTCCTCACCCAGGGCGACGTGCTCGGGCAGACGGAGTTCGAGGACCGGATCGGTTTCGGCGGCTGGTCGATCGACCTCCACCCCGTCGGCGGGGTGTACGCCAGTGAGAAGGGGTCGCGGCACTGGCACCCCGACGGCAACTACCACATCCCGGTGCGCGCGCTGTACTCCCGCAACGTCTCGAACCTGTGGATGGCCGGCCGCGACATCAGCGCCAGCCACGTCGCGTTCGGGAGCACCCGGGTGATGGCCACCTGCGGCGTCCTCGGCGAAGCCGCCGGCATCGGTGCCGCGGTCGCGGGCCGGCTCGGGGTGGGCCCTCGTTCCCTCGCCGCCGATCACCTGCCCGAGCTGCACCGGGCGATGGTGCGCGCCGACGCCTCGCTGCTCGGCGTCGTCGACGACGACCCGGCGAACCTCGCGCTCGCCGCCGAGGTGAGCTCGTCCTCCCGCAAGTCGACGCTCGCCTCGACGCGGAGCACCCGGCGGATCGCCCTGGACCACGACCTCGCTCTCGTGCTGCCGGTCGATCCGATGCTGGCCGAGGTGGAGATCCTGGTCGACGCCGCCGAGGACACCGAGCTCCTCGTCGAGCTGCACAGCGTGGGCAAGCCGCAGAACTACCTGCCCGCGGCCCGCGAGCGCAGCGTCGTGGTGCCGGTCCGCCGGGGACGGTCCTGGGCGCGGGCCGAGCTGGGCTGGGAGCCCGACGGCGCCCAGAACGCGGTCGTCGTGCTGCGGAGGAACCCCCTGCTCGAGGTCCATCAGGGCGAGCGGGCAGAGCCGGGGACCGTCACGATGAGGCACCGGGATCTGCCGCCGGGGGAGGAGAGCCCCGAGCAGTGGCGGTCCTGGAAGGAGACCCTGCACGGGACCGGCATCTGCTTCCGCGCGACCGCCCCGACCCGCGCGTTCGGCCCCGAGCAGGCGGTCGGCGGCTATGCACGGCCCTACGGCGGTCCCGCCCTGTGGGTCTCCGCCGACGCCGCCGAGGACCCGCAGCCCTGGCTGCAGCTCAGCTGGTCGGCCCCGCAGGAGATCGCGACGATCGACCTCGTGCTCGACGACGACGTGAACGAGGACCTCATCAACCTGCACCACCACCGCACCCCGGGCGACACGATGCGGACCCTGGTGCGCACAGCCCGCCTGGAGGCGCTCGTCGGCGCGCAGTGGCAGGAGATCGCGCGGCTCGAGGAGAACCGCGAACGCCACCGGAGCTTCCCCTTCGAGCGTCCGGTGCACACCGCCTCCCTGCGTGTCGTGGTCGAGGACACGAACGGAGCACCGTCGGCGCACCTCGTGGCGCTGCGCGCGTACGGGGACTGA
- a CDS encoding VOC family protein, whose product MTASPLTVPGDSGATDGQHLSADLAMDAVTLHVGDLELMSSYYENALALAPIEEKARVDGEVHRVLGRGAVPFVRLVATPGLPAVDPRQAGLFHTAFLFEDQASLAGTVLRAAQDPRSRFVGSSDHLVSEAFYFADPEGNGIELYRDRPRDQWTWSGGQVAMDTLFLDPDEYLRRHLTDDVATSPGLRPGIVGHVHLQVGDVDAARAFYVETLGFETTVGTHPGALFAAAGGYHHHVAMNSWNSRGAGPRATSLGLADVAITVPGRDDLDALTGRLTAARSQFADDGRSVSVTDPWGTPVTISLPGTSTEELLAR is encoded by the coding sequence ATGACCGCCTCGCCCCTGACCGTGCCCGGCGACTCCGGCGCGACGGACGGCCAGCACCTCTCCGCCGACCTCGCCATGGATGCCGTGACCCTCCACGTCGGCGACCTCGAGCTCATGAGCTCCTACTACGAGAACGCCCTGGCGCTGGCCCCGATCGAGGAGAAGGCCCGCGTGGACGGCGAGGTCCACCGCGTCCTCGGCCGCGGCGCCGTGCCCTTCGTGCGCCTGGTCGCCACGCCCGGTCTGCCTGCCGTCGATCCCCGCCAGGCGGGACTGTTCCACACGGCCTTCCTCTTCGAGGACCAGGCGTCCCTCGCCGGCACCGTGCTGCGCGCCGCCCAGGACCCCCGCTCCCGCTTCGTCGGCAGCAGCGACCACCTGGTCTCCGAGGCCTTCTACTTCGCCGACCCCGAGGGCAACGGCATCGAGCTGTACCGGGACCGCCCTCGCGATCAGTGGACCTGGTCCGGCGGTCAGGTCGCCATGGACACCCTGTTCCTCGATCCCGACGAGTACCTGCGCAGGCACCTGACCGACGACGTCGCCACCAGCCCAGGTCTGCGCCCCGGCATCGTCGGCCACGTCCACCTGCAGGTCGGCGACGTCGACGCCGCGCGGGCGTTCTACGTCGAGACCCTCGGCTTCGAGACCACCGTCGGCACCCACCCCGGCGCTCTGTTCGCGGCGGCCGGCGGTTACCATCACCACGTCGCCATGAACAGCTGGAACAGCCGCGGCGCCGGCCCGCGCGCCACCAGCCTCGGCCTGGCCGACGTCGCCATCACCGTCCCCGGCCGCGACGACCTCGACGCGTTGACCGGCCGTCTGACGGCGGCTCGCAGCCAGTTCGCCGACGACGGCCGCTCCGTGAGCGTCACGGACCCGTGGGGCACGCCGGTGACCATCTCGCTGCCCGGCACCAGCACCGAGGAGCTGCTCGCCCGCTGA